Proteins encoded within one genomic window of Anaerolineae bacterium:
- a CDS encoding energy-coupling factor ABC transporter ATP-binding protein → MARVLEIRDLHYRYPEGIEALKGVSFEVDEGESVGVVGPNGAGKSTLLLHLNGILTGYSSNGSDPVWVKGIPVRKETLRQIRRLVGLVFQDPNDQLFSPTVFEDVAFGPLNLGLSPEEVAERVKKALEAVGMTGYESRSPHHLSLGEKKKVAIATVLAMAPEILVLDEPTANLDPVGRWELMELLRSLPHTKVIASHDLDFVERTCNKVVILNAGKVLTVGPVDQILKDRALLVKARLAPRL, encoded by the coding sequence ATGGCCAGAGTTTTGGAGATCAGAGATTTGCATTACCGGTATCCAGAGGGCATTGAAGCTCTAAAAGGGGTAAGCTTTGAAGTTGATGAAGGGGAAAGTGTGGGTGTAGTAGGGCCGAACGGGGCGGGAAAATCCACCCTGCTTTTGCATCTGAACGGCATTCTCACAGGCTACTCTTCCAACGGTTCCGATCCCGTGTGGGTGAAAGGCATACCTGTGCGGAAGGAAACCCTCAGGCAGATCCGCCGGCTTGTAGGCCTTGTCTTTCAGGACCCCAACGACCAGCTTTTCTCCCCCACCGTTTTTGAAGATGTGGCCTTCGGGCCTTTGAACCTGGGGCTTTCTCCGGAAGAAGTGGCGGAGAGGGTGAAGAAAGCTCTGGAAGCTGTAGGAATGACCGGTTACGAAAGCCGCTCTCCTCACCATTTGAGCCTTGGGGAGAAAAAGAAAGTAGCCATAGCCACTGTTCTGGCCATGGCTCCCGAGATCTTGGTCCTGGATGAACCCACCGCCAATTTAGATCCGGTGGGGAGGTGGGAGCTCATGGAACTTTTGCGTTCCCTGCCTCACACCAAAGTCATCGCCTCCCACGACCTTGATTTTGTAGAGAGAACGTGTAATAAAGTTGTGATCCTGAACGCGGGCAAGGTCTTGACAGTGGGCCCCGTTGACCAGATCCTCAAAGACCGTGCTCTTCTGGTAAAAGCTCGCCTTGCCCCCAGGCTTTAG
- the cbiQ gene encoding cobalt ECF transporter T component CbiQ gives MKHGFIDKYSDLDSVIHRLDPRTKLVLGLAFILSIVGAPEKAWPAFGATFGLILVAAFLSRIPFIYILTRSAIIVPFVFLVTLFRVIPQGKEGFIAGAAIGFKAWLSALILVLLSATTPFPLLLKGMEKLKVPSTLVQILSFMYRYVFVVVDEAMRMERAWASRRAGNNWWASFRAMARVAGVLFIRSYERAERVYQAMLARGFEGEVRTLNPLKFSFRDLVFSSVSAACLGFIWILTAFGG, from the coding sequence ATGAAGCACGGTTTCATTGATAAATACAGCGACCTTGATAGCGTAATCCACAGGCTGGACCCCAGGACCAAGTTGGTCCTGGGGCTGGCTTTCATTCTGTCCATAGTAGGGGCGCCGGAAAAGGCGTGGCCTGCTTTCGGGGCCACCTTTGGGCTTATCCTGGTGGCTGCGTTCCTGAGCCGTATTCCTTTCATTTACATCCTTACCCGCTCTGCCATCATAGTGCCTTTCGTTTTTCTGGTCACTCTTTTCCGGGTCATCCCGCAGGGGAAAGAGGGATTCATAGCCGGAGCGGCGATCGGGTTCAAGGCCTGGCTTTCGGCCCTCATTCTGGTGCTCCTTTCGGCCACTACCCCTTTCCCTCTTCTCCTTAAGGGCATGGAGAAGCTCAAGGTCCCTTCCACCCTTGTGCAAATTCTTTCCTTCATGTATCGTTACGTTTTCGTAGTGGTGGATGAAGCCATGCGGATGGAAAGAGCCTGGGCCTCAAGGAGGGCTGGTAACAATTGGTGGGCTTCTTTCAGAGCTATGGCCCGGGTTGCAGGAGTCCTTTTCATAAGAAGCTACGAAAGAGCTGAAAGGGTATATCAGGCGATGCTGGCCAGGGGCTTTGAGGGAGAGGTCAGGACTCTAAATCCCCTTAAATTTTCTTTCAGAGATTTAGTTTTCAGCTCAGTTTCTGCCGCTTGCCTCGGGTTTATCTGGATTCTGACGGCTTTTGGAGGATAG
- a CDS encoding PDGLE domain-containing protein, translating to MKEKWWIWGIVIAFALTVLSPLASPWPDGLERVAEDLGFMEKAREPLFKVIPDYVFPGIGHEALATILAGIIGTAITLGLSYGLARIMKQRA from the coding sequence ATGAAAGAGAAATGGTGGATATGGGGAATCGTCATCGCCTTCGCTCTGACCGTTCTTTCCCCTCTGGCTTCGCCCTGGCCCGATGGCCTTGAAAGGGTTGCTGAAGATCTGGGCTTTATGGAAAAAGCTAGGGAGCCTTTATTTAAAGTAATTCCTGATTACGTTTTCCCAGGGATCGGGCATGAGGCCCTGGCAACTATCCTCGCGGGAATCATCGGCACTGCTATAACCCTGGGCCTTAGTTATGGCCTTGCCAGAATTATGAAGCAAAGAGCATGA
- a CDS encoding energy-coupling factor ABC transporter permease has protein sequence MHIPDGFLNVATAAGTYVVSAGGVAYSLRRLAGKLGEKQVPMVGVMAAFIFAAQMLNFPVAGGTSGHLVGGALAAILLGPWTGLLVMACVLIVQTLIFQDGGITALGANILNMGIIAVFLGYFVYRLTLKLLKGRGFAEAVGGFVAGWVSIFAAAVACALELAISGTSPLVVALPAMAGIHALIGVGEGLITALILGFVKATRPDLLALEKI, from the coding sequence ATGCATATTCCGGATGGATTTTTAAACGTTGCCACTGCCGCTGGAACTTATGTAGTTTCGGCTGGAGGAGTGGCTTATAGCTTACGGCGCCTTGCCGGGAAGCTTGGGGAAAAGCAGGTGCCCATGGTAGGGGTGATGGCCGCTTTTATCTTTGCCGCTCAGATGCTCAATTTCCCCGTAGCCGGTGGAACCTCCGGACACCTCGTGGGAGGAGCGCTGGCTGCTATCCTCCTGGGCCCCTGGACTGGCCTGCTGGTAATGGCTTGTGTGCTCATAGTTCAGACCCTGATTTTCCAGGATGGAGGAATAACTGCCCTCGGAGCAAACATCCTGAATATGGGGATAATCGCCGTTTTCCTGGGCTACTTCGTTTACAGACTAACCTTGAAACTTCTCAAGGGCAGAGGATTTGCCGAGGCGGTAGGAGGTTTCGTTGCCGGATGGGTTTCAATTTTTGCGGCAGCAGTGGCTTGCGCCCTTGAGCTGGCCATATCTGGAACTTCTCCACTAGTGGTGGCTCTCCCCGCTATGGCCGGCATTCATGCCCTCATCGGTGTAGGTGAGGGGCTGATAACAGCCCTCATCCTCGGTTTTGTTAAAGCCACAAGGCCTGATTTGCTGGCCCTGGAGAAAATCTAA